The proteins below are encoded in one region of Micromonospora yangpuensis:
- a CDS encoding sugar phosphate nucleotidyltransferase, whose translation MTDVCAVVLAAGEGTRLRPLTEQVPKALCPVGNVPLLDRALHRLAGLGLTGPDTVAVNACYLGDQVVAHVGDRAHLSVEPGDPLGTAGGIGNLRDWIAGRGVLVGNADAYLADPTTPPGPDIAALLAGWDGETVRLLGQPAPDPAEPGTFDGHRFVGFSLLPWRLVRDLPPTFADLVRTVWRPAEAAGALHVVAYPGTFYDTGTPADYLTANLHAAGGGNLIHPSATVTGRCHRSVVGAGARVAGEVVRAVLWPGATVRPDESLQDVIRVGADRTVGASGLLPPSSMVNGVGADARADEARRRADQ comes from the coding sequence GTGACCGACGTCTGCGCGGTGGTCCTGGCCGCCGGGGAGGGCACCCGGCTGCGCCCGCTCACCGAGCAGGTACCCAAGGCACTCTGTCCGGTCGGGAACGTGCCGCTGCTGGACCGGGCGTTGCACCGGCTGGCCGGCCTCGGTCTGACCGGCCCGGACACGGTCGCGGTCAACGCCTGCTACCTCGGCGACCAGGTGGTGGCACACGTCGGCGACCGGGCCCACCTGTCGGTGGAGCCGGGTGACCCACTCGGCACCGCCGGGGGAATCGGCAACCTGCGGGACTGGATCGCCGGCCGGGGTGTGCTGGTCGGCAACGCCGACGCGTACCTGGCCGACCCGACCACTCCCCCCGGCCCCGACATCGCCGCGCTGCTCGCCGGTTGGGACGGCGAGACGGTACGCCTGCTCGGCCAGCCGGCCCCGGACCCGGCCGAGCCGGGCACCTTCGACGGTCACCGGTTCGTCGGCTTCTCGCTGCTGCCCTGGCGACTCGTCCGGGACCTGCCGCCGACCTTCGCCGACCTGGTCCGCACGGTGTGGCGGCCGGCCGAGGCGGCCGGGGCCCTGCACGTGGTGGCGTATCCGGGCACCTTCTACGACACCGGTACGCCCGCCGACTACCTCACCGCCAACCTGCACGCCGCCGGTGGGGGCAACCTGATCCACCCGAGTGCCACGGTCACCGGGCGGTGCCACCGGTCGGTGGTGGGGGCCGGTGCGCGGGTGGCCGGCGAGGTCGTCCGCGCGGTGCTCTGGCCCGGCGCGACGGTACGCCCCGACGAGTCACTGCAGGACGTGATCCGCGTCGGTGCCGACCGCACCGTCGGTGCCTCCGGGCTGCTCCCGCCGTCTAGCATGGTCAACGGCGTCGGCGCCGATGCCCGCGCCGACGAGGCACGACGAAGGGCGGACCAGTGA
- a CDS encoding RelA/SpoT family protein, with amino-acid sequence MDVDAGHGAALGGALSNQSGELPLARRLRSLLTWPTTETDPVNHLVRSHRSIHASADVSVLRRAYTIAETMHRGQFRKSGEPYITHPLAVAEICADLGMDTTTLVAALLHDTVEDTRYTLQALSDDFGPEVAHLVDGVTKFDKAFYGKAAEAETTRKMIIAAGKDVRVLIIKLADRLHNMRTLGVRSAASRERIARKTLDVLVPLCERLGIQTLKRELDDVVLLHLEPEEHARIARHVHDRPGWDSYLGDVVARTRVALRRDRVAAEVAARPRHLYSIWKDTVAGGVPFDLPRIVVVVDGPATDCYAALGAIHGMWRPVPGRFKDFIASPKNNLYRSLHTSVCGPSNRTVEVLIRTTDMHRAAEYGIAAEFRFPRAKGRAAARAEQLDWLRRVLDWEQDAPDPAQFLESLRCDLAEAQIQVVADGRQVLLPAGATPVDLAYELGTDRGDHCLAARINGRLAPLSSELDEGDVVEIFTETDADSGVAADAPPRGPRREWLGFVKSPHAQMQINRWFADHTEPGISIADKIRLGRATIGLALRTHNRGLASDLPLLRLSEELGYPDLETLLVAVFDRSVEPDDVVRQLIDLVDHRQ; translated from the coding sequence GTGGACGTCGACGCCGGACACGGGGCCGCCTTGGGCGGCGCGTTGTCCAACCAGTCGGGTGAGCTGCCGCTCGCCCGCCGACTGCGCTCGCTGCTGACCTGGCCGACAACCGAGACGGACCCGGTCAACCACCTGGTGCGCAGTCACCGGAGCATCCACGCCAGTGCCGACGTCTCGGTGCTGCGCCGGGCGTACACGATCGCCGAGACCATGCACCGGGGGCAGTTCCGCAAAAGCGGGGAGCCGTACATCACCCACCCGCTGGCGGTCGCGGAGATCTGCGCCGACCTGGGCATGGACACCACCACCCTGGTCGCGGCGCTGCTGCACGACACGGTGGAGGACACCCGCTACACCCTGCAGGCCCTCTCCGACGACTTCGGACCCGAGGTGGCCCACCTGGTCGACGGGGTGACCAAGTTCGACAAGGCGTTCTACGGCAAGGCCGCCGAGGCGGAGACCACCCGAAAGATGATCATCGCCGCCGGCAAGGACGTCCGGGTGCTGATCATCAAGCTGGCCGACCGGCTGCACAACATGCGTACCCTCGGGGTCCGCTCCGCTGCCTCGCGCGAGCGGATCGCCCGCAAGACCCTGGACGTGCTGGTGCCGCTCTGCGAGCGGCTGGGCATCCAGACCCTCAAGCGGGAGCTGGACGACGTGGTCCTGCTGCACCTGGAGCCGGAGGAGCACGCCCGGATCGCCCGGCACGTGCACGACCGCCCCGGGTGGGACTCCTACCTCGGCGACGTGGTCGCCCGGACCCGGGTGGCGCTGCGCCGCGACCGGGTCGCCGCCGAGGTCGCCGCCCGCCCCCGGCACCTCTACTCGATCTGGAAGGACACCGTCGCCGGCGGCGTCCCCTTCGACCTGCCCCGGATCGTGGTCGTGGTGGACGGCCCGGCAACCGACTGTTACGCCGCGCTCGGCGCGATCCACGGGATGTGGCGGCCGGTGCCCGGCCGGTTCAAGGACTTCATCGCCTCGCCGAAGAACAACCTCTACCGCTCCCTGCACACAAGCGTCTGCGGGCCCAGCAACCGTACGGTCGAGGTGCTGATCCGGACCACCGACATGCACCGCGCGGCCGAGTACGGCATCGCCGCCGAGTTCCGCTTCCCCCGGGCCAAGGGACGGGCCGCCGCCCGCGCCGAGCAGCTGGACTGGCTGCGCCGGGTGCTCGACTGGGAGCAGGACGCCCCGGACCCGGCGCAGTTCCTCGAGTCGCTGCGCTGCGACCTCGCCGAGGCGCAGATCCAGGTCGTCGCCGACGGCCGGCAGGTCCTCCTCCCGGCCGGCGCCACCCCGGTCGACCTCGCCTACGAGCTGGGCACCGACCGGGGCGACCACTGCCTGGCGGCGCGGATCAACGGTCGGCTGGCACCGCTCTCGTCCGAGCTGGACGAGGGGGACGTGGTGGAGATCTTCACCGAGACCGACGCCGACAGCGGCGTCGCGGCGGACGCCCCGCCCCGGGGCCCGCGTCGGGAGTGGCTCGGCTTCGTCAAGTCCCCGCACGCCCAGATGCAGATCAACCGCTGGTTCGCCGACCACACCGAGCCGGGCATCTCGATCGCCGACAAGATCCGGCTGGGCCGGGCCACCATCGGGCTCGCGCTGCGCACCCACAACCGGGGTCTCGCCAGCGACCTGCCCCTGCTGCGGCTCTCCGAGGAGCTCGGCTACCCCGACCTGGAGACCCTCCTGGTCGCGGTCTTCGACCGCTCGGTCGAGCCGGACGACGTGGTCCGCCAGCTCATCGACCTGGTCGACCACCGACAGTAG
- a CDS encoding NUDIX hydrolase: MIPRTRATGRAIGYQLFYRLPFPLRRRLVRLAVPKYVVGAVTLVRDTEADGAGRLLMLRQPPGHSWTLPAGLLERAEPPAVGAARELFEETGIRLAPTRLRPATPNAIVHAKGWVDMVFEAEVPASTTELRVDGAEVFEAAWQPLDDLPRLSWPTARLLGYYGIGPEAGNFPPPLPDTAP, translated from the coding sequence ATGATCCCCCGCACCCGCGCCACCGGACGGGCCATCGGGTACCAGCTGTTCTACCGGCTGCCCTTCCCCCTGCGACGCCGGCTGGTCCGACTCGCCGTCCCGAAGTACGTCGTCGGCGCGGTCACCCTGGTCCGCGACACCGAGGCCGACGGGGCCGGACGCCTGCTGATGCTGCGGCAACCACCCGGGCACAGCTGGACCCTCCCCGCCGGCCTGCTGGAGCGGGCCGAGCCGCCGGCCGTCGGCGCCGCCCGGGAGCTGTTCGAGGAGACCGGCATCCGGCTGGCGCCCACCCGGCTGCGGCCGGCCACCCCGAACGCGATCGTGCACGCCAAGGGCTGGGTGGACATGGTCTTCGAGGCGGAGGTGCCGGCGTCGACAACCGAGTTGCGGGTGGACGGCGCGGAGGTGTTCGAGGCCGCCTGGCAGCCGCTGGACGACCTGCCCCGGTTGAGCTGGCCGACCGCCCGGCTGCTCGGCTACTACGGCATCGGCCCGGAGGCGGGGAACTTCCCGCCGCCACTGCCCGACACGGCACCGTGA
- a CDS encoding Lrp/AsnC family transcriptional regulator: protein MITAIVLIDCATDSIPEVAEALAALPGVSEVYSVAGHVDLIAMVRVREFDQIAQVIAGHISKVPGVLNTESHIAFRAYSQHDLEEAFAIGLNSAD from the coding sequence GTGATCACCGCGATCGTACTGATCGACTGCGCCACCGACTCGATCCCCGAGGTCGCCGAGGCCCTGGCCGCCCTGCCGGGGGTCAGCGAGGTGTACTCGGTCGCCGGACACGTCGACCTGATCGCCATGGTGCGGGTCCGCGAGTTCGACCAGATCGCCCAGGTGATCGCCGGCCACATCTCGAAGGTTCCCGGGGTGCTGAACACCGAGTCGCACATCGCCTTCCGGGCGTACTCGCAGCACGACCTGGAAGAGGCCTTCGCCATCGGCCTGAACAGCGCCGACTGA